One segment of Corynebacterium atrinae DNA contains the following:
- the purB gene encoding adenylosuccinate lyase: MGGVSEKKKIANVLSNRYASAELTELWSAEHKIILERQLWIAVMKAQRDLGVDIPAEAIAAYEAVIDQVDLQSIADRERITRHDVKARIEEFNDLAGHEHIHKGMTSRDLTENVEQLQIFQSLELVHGKAVAVVARIARRASEYQSLVMAGRSHNVAAQATTLGKRFATAADEMLLAIERTEDLLERYPLRGIKGPMGTSQDMLDLMGGNESKLASLETSISDYLGFHRMFDSVGQVYPRSLDFDAVSALVQLGAGPSSLAHTIRLMAGNETVTEGFKEGQVGSSAMPHKMNARSCERVGGLQVILRGYLTMVADLAGQQWNEGDVFCSVIRRVALPDAFFALDGMFETFLTVLDEFGAFPAMIDRELERYLPFLATTRILMAAVRAGVGRETAHEVIKENAVAVALNMRENGGEQDLIERLAADERLPMTREDLDAALADKHAFIGAAESQVARVVSRVEALVQMHPNAASYRPGEIL; encoded by the coding sequence ATCGGGGGCGTGTCTGAAAAGAAGAAGATCGCCAACGTCCTGTCCAATCGCTACGCGTCCGCCGAGCTGACCGAGCTGTGGAGCGCCGAGCACAAGATTATTCTCGAACGCCAGCTCTGGATCGCGGTGATGAAGGCGCAACGCGATTTGGGAGTGGATATCCCGGCCGAGGCGATCGCGGCCTACGAAGCCGTTATTGACCAGGTTGATCTGCAGTCCATCGCGGACCGCGAGCGGATCACCCGCCACGACGTCAAGGCCCGCATCGAGGAGTTCAATGACCTCGCCGGACACGAGCATATCCACAAGGGCATGACGTCCCGCGACCTCACCGAAAACGTAGAGCAGCTGCAGATCTTCCAGTCGCTGGAATTGGTCCACGGCAAGGCGGTGGCCGTGGTGGCGCGCATTGCTAGACGTGCGAGCGAGTACCAGTCGCTCGTCATGGCCGGTCGATCCCACAACGTCGCTGCCCAAGCCACTACCTTGGGCAAGCGTTTCGCCACCGCAGCCGACGAGATGCTCTTGGCCATCGAACGCACCGAGGACCTGCTGGAGCGCTACCCCCTGCGCGGCATCAAGGGGCCGATGGGTACCTCGCAGGACATGTTGGACCTCATGGGCGGCAACGAATCGAAGCTGGCGTCGCTGGAGACCTCTATCTCTGATTACTTAGGCTTCCACCGCATGTTCGATTCGGTAGGGCAGGTCTACCCGCGTTCCCTCGACTTCGATGCCGTCTCCGCGTTGGTGCAGCTGGGCGCGGGGCCGTCGTCACTGGCGCACACCATCCGCCTCATGGCGGGCAACGAAACCGTGACGGAAGGGTTCAAGGAAGGCCAGGTTGGCTCCTCGGCGATGCCGCACAAGATGAACGCACGTTCCTGCGAGCGCGTCGGCGGCCTGCAGGTCATCCTGCGCGGCTACCTCACGATGGTCGCCGACCTGGCTGGCCAGCAGTGGAACGAGGGCGATGTGTTCTGCTCCGTCATCCGCCGCGTGGCCCTGCCCGATGCCTTCTTCGCGCTGGACGGCATGTTCGAGACCTTCCTCACGGTCCTCGACGAGTTCGGAGCATTCCCGGCGATGATCGACCGGGAATTGGAGCGCTACCTGCCATTCCTGGCCACGACCCGCATCCTCATGGCCGCCGTCCGCGCCGGGGTCGGACGCGAGACGGCCCACGAAGTGATCAAGGAAAACGCCGTGGCCGTGGCGCTGAACATGCGCGAAAATGGCGGTGAACAGGACCTCATCGAGCGCCTCGCGGCGGATGAGCGCCTGCCCATGACGCGGGAGGACCTCGACGCCGCCCTGGCAGACAAGCACGCCTTCATCGGTGCGGCGGAATCACAGGTGGCCCGGGTGGTCAGCCGGGTTGAAGCACTCGTGCAGATGCACCCGAATGCCGCCTCCTACCGTCCCGGCGAGATCCTGTAG
- a CDS encoding pyridoxal phosphate-dependent aminotransferase has translation MQMLDIVHRRRREGKDTIMLCAGQPATGAPGVVVEAASEALGSSTLGYTEVVGERDLRETIAGWHSATYGVDTSADNVIVTTGSSGGFVAAFLAVLDHGDAVALSCPGYPAYRNILESLGARIIDLECDESTRFQPTAAMLEALADEDRPKAVIVTSPGNPSGTIIDPDELERIAHWCDANGAALISDEDYHGMSFGRPLATARQFSDQAIVVGTLSKYYSMTGWRIGWLIVPDELVTPLENLQSSLALCAPAISQVAGRAAFTPAAREELDQHVADYAAARQVLLEELPRLGFTRFANPDGGLYFWVDVSHVTSDSEAWCHQLVDEIGVAFAPGIDFDPINGHQWVRLSLCAPEADTREACKRLGAYLERD, from the coding sequence ATGCAGATGCTGGACATCGTGCACCGGCGGCGTCGCGAAGGAAAAGACACGATCATGCTGTGCGCGGGGCAGCCCGCAACGGGTGCTCCCGGGGTGGTCGTGGAGGCAGCGTCGGAGGCATTAGGGTCATCCACTCTGGGTTACACCGAGGTCGTCGGCGAGCGCGACCTGCGGGAGACGATCGCTGGGTGGCACTCCGCGACCTATGGCGTGGACACCTCCGCCGACAACGTCATTGTCACCACTGGTTCCTCGGGCGGTTTCGTCGCGGCGTTCCTTGCGGTCCTCGATCACGGTGACGCCGTCGCCCTAAGCTGCCCCGGGTACCCCGCCTACCGAAACATTCTTGAATCCCTCGGCGCCCGGATCATCGACCTGGAATGCGACGAATCCACTCGCTTCCAGCCGACCGCCGCGATGCTGGAGGCGCTGGCGGACGAGGATCGCCCGAAAGCCGTGATCGTCACCTCCCCGGGCAATCCCTCCGGAACGATCATCGATCCGGACGAGTTGGAGCGGATCGCTCACTGGTGCGATGCCAACGGCGCGGCACTCATCTCTGACGAGGACTACCACGGCATGAGTTTTGGCCGCCCGCTGGCCACCGCCCGACAATTTTCCGACCAGGCCATCGTGGTGGGCACCCTGTCGAAGTACTACTCCATGACTGGGTGGCGCATCGGCTGGCTCATCGTCCCCGACGAGCTGGTCACGCCCCTGGAAAACCTCCAGTCCTCCCTCGCCCTGTGTGCGCCGGCCATCTCCCAGGTTGCCGGGCGGGCAGCGTTCACACCCGCTGCTAGGGAGGAGCTCGACCAGCACGTCGCCGATTACGCTGCCGCGCGCCAGGTGCTGCTGGAAGAGTTGCCCCGCCTTGGGTTCACTCGCTTTGCTAATCCCGACGGTGGCCTCTATTTCTGGGTCGATGTCTCCCATGTCACCTCCGACTCGGAGGCCTGGTGCCACCAGCTGGTCGACGAGATTGGCGTTGCCTTCGCCCCGGGTATCGATTTCGATCCCATCAACGGCCACCAATGGGTGCGCTTGTCGCTGTGCGCGCCGGAGGCAGACACCCGGGAGGCATGCAAGCGCCTGGGAGCCTACTTAGAACGGGACTAG
- the purD gene encoding phosphoribosylamine--glycine ligase, with protein MRILVIGSGGREHALLKGLAADPATTELHVTPGNAGMAGLATVHPSAGAVDDGAAMVALATSIGADLVVIGPEIPLVAGVADDLRAAGFAVFGPSKAAAQLEGSKKFAKEVMEAAGVKTAQAEQVLPGASESEIEAAIDRFGPTWVVKDDGLAGGKGVVVTPSREAALEHVRAVHSLGNPVLLESFLAGPEVSLFCLVDGETVVPLLPAQDHKRAYDNDEGPNTGGMGAYTPLPWLPADGVQRIVDEVCVPVAREMVRRGTPYSGLLYAGLAWDTDGPWVVEFNARFGDPETQAVLALLESPLATVLAAVANGTLAQLPPLTWADSYALTVVLAAAGYPESPRTGDPISGEVLIDAARVLHAGTARVDDGTLVSNGGRVLNILGVGPTLEDARADAYATIAEIELDGSFYRRDIALPAVQGEIKV; from the coding sequence ATGCGCATTCTCGTGATCGGATCGGGCGGCCGCGAACACGCCCTCCTCAAGGGCCTGGCAGCCGACCCCGCCACCACTGAACTCCACGTCACTCCCGGAAACGCTGGGATGGCGGGCTTGGCCACGGTGCATCCTTCGGCCGGGGCGGTGGATGATGGTGCGGCGATGGTGGCGCTGGCTACCTCGATTGGCGCCGATCTCGTGGTCATTGGCCCGGAGATCCCGCTGGTGGCGGGCGTGGCGGATGATCTGCGTGCGGCCGGTTTCGCCGTGTTCGGCCCGAGTAAGGCGGCGGCGCAGCTGGAGGGTTCGAAAAAGTTCGCCAAGGAGGTCATGGAGGCCGCGGGCGTGAAGACCGCGCAGGCGGAGCAGGTCCTGCCGGGCGCATCGGAGTCTGAGATCGAGGCCGCGATCGATCGTTTCGGCCCGACCTGGGTGGTCAAGGATGATGGCCTGGCCGGTGGCAAGGGCGTGGTGGTCACTCCTTCCCGCGAGGCGGCCCTCGAGCATGTCCGCGCCGTGCATTCCCTGGGCAATCCCGTGCTGCTGGAGTCCTTCCTCGCCGGACCCGAGGTGTCCCTGTTCTGCCTGGTCGATGGCGAAACAGTCGTCCCGTTGCTGCCCGCGCAGGATCACAAGCGCGCCTATGACAACGATGAGGGCCCCAACACCGGCGGCATGGGTGCGTACACGCCGCTGCCGTGGTTGCCAGCTGACGGCGTGCAGCGCATCGTCGACGAGGTCTGCGTGCCCGTTGCCCGCGAGATGGTCAGGCGCGGCACTCCCTACTCGGGCCTGCTGTACGCCGGTCTGGCCTGGGATACCGATGGCCCCTGGGTCGTGGAGTTCAACGCGCGCTTCGGCGATCCGGAAACCCAGGCGGTCCTGGCGTTGCTGGAATCCCCGCTGGCTACTGTCCTGGCCGCCGTCGCCAATGGCACCCTGGCGCAGCTGCCGCCGTTGACCTGGGCGGATTCCTACGCGCTCACGGTCGTGCTCGCCGCCGCAGGGTACCCGGAGTCGCCGCGCACCGGCGATCCGATCAGTGGAGAAGTGCTTATCGACGCCGCCCGGGTCCTCCATGCGGGCACCGCCCGCGTGGACGACGGCACCCTCGTGTCCAACGGTGGGCGCGTGCTTAATATCCTCGGCGTCGGCCCGACCCTCGAGGATGCTCGGGCGGATGCCTACGCCACCATCGCCGAGATTGAGCTCGACGGATCGTTCTACCGTCGCGATATCGCGCTGCCCGCCGTGCAGGGCGAGATCAAGGTATGA
- a CDS encoding HIT family protein, translating to MSSVFTNIINGELPGRFVYRDDQVVAFLTIEPLRYGHVLVVPIKEVDRWTDLPPMLWMALNDVAQNVGRAVQEAFDAPRAGYIIAGFDVPHAHIHVFPTDQMSDYDFSRALAMDATDPEEMDAAAAKIRAILDTDENGFPL from the coding sequence ATGAGTAGCGTGTTCACCAACATCATCAACGGCGAGCTGCCGGGCCGCTTCGTTTACCGCGACGACCAGGTGGTGGCCTTCCTCACCATCGAGCCCCTGCGATACGGCCACGTCCTCGTCGTTCCCATCAAGGAGGTCGACCGGTGGACCGATCTCCCGCCCATGCTGTGGATGGCGCTCAATGACGTCGCCCAGAACGTCGGCCGCGCCGTGCAAGAGGCGTTCGACGCCCCCCGCGCCGGCTACATCATCGCCGGTTTCGACGTCCCCCACGCCCACATCCACGTCTTCCCTACCGACCAGATGAGCGACTACGATTTCTCCCGCGCCCTGGCCATGGACGCCACCGACCCGGAAGAAATGGACGCCGCCGCCGCCAAGATCCGCGCGATCCTCGACACCGATGAGAACGGATTCCCCCTCTGA
- a CDS encoding esterase/lipase family protein has translation MLLHGLMGSPGNFERTARALVARRIPVVAPAYGRRGTVSLDDSLTELIDALPPATHLDIVGHSLGALLGLRIAHRFPGRVRTLVGLGATFRGLPTPPNQLFSLSARAFLGRGATELMRPIEATEPEGTRVVSIISDRDHYVPRSSSELGEIINVHGIRHEYLPGLADEIIQALRWTP, from the coding sequence GTGCTCCTCCACGGCCTCATGGGCTCGCCGGGCAACTTCGAACGCACCGCCCGCGCCCTCGTCGCCCGTCGCATCCCCGTCGTCGCGCCCGCCTACGGCCGCCGCGGCACCGTCTCGCTGGATGACTCTTTAACAGAGCTTATCGACGCCCTCCCTCCCGCAACTCACCTCGACATCGTCGGCCATTCCCTCGGCGCCCTCCTGGGGCTGCGGATCGCCCACCGCTTCCCCGGCCGGGTCCGCACATTGGTCGGCCTGGGCGCCACGTTCCGTGGCTTGCCCACCCCACCCAACCAGCTCTTTTCCCTGAGCGCCCGGGCCTTCCTGGGCCGCGGCGCCACCGAGTTGATGCGCCCGATCGAGGCCACCGAGCCAGAGGGCACCCGCGTCGTCTCCATCATCTCCGACCGCGACCACTACGTCCCCCGCTCCTCCAGCGAGCTCGGCGAGATCATCAACGTCCACGGCATACGCCACGAATACCTCCCCGGCCTCGCCGACGAGATCATCCAGGCCCTGCGATGGACCCCATAG
- a CDS encoding 2Fe-2S iron-sulfur cluster-binding protein: protein MDPIEHTARVDGVEYDFTWPADHTLLDALLDHAIPAHYSCMEGHCGTCQCTLTGGESTMDNNEVLSPYEIKHEDQTLACQTRRKDDGPYRVEFE, encoded by the coding sequence ATGGACCCCATAGAACACACCGCCCGGGTCGATGGCGTGGAGTACGACTTCACCTGGCCCGCCGACCACACGCTTCTCGACGCCCTCCTCGACCACGCCATCCCCGCCCACTACTCCTGCATGGAAGGCCACTGCGGCACCTGCCAATGCACCCTCACCGGCGGTGAGTCCACCATGGACAACAATGAGGTCCTCTCCCCCTACGAGATCAAGCACGAGGACCAGACACTTGCCTGCCAAACCCGGCGCAAGGACGACGGTCCCTACCGCGTGGAGTTTGAGTGA
- a CDS encoding ABC transporter permease subunit: MTTTMNTRVPKVAAPIFTRHLVDGWRGQLGWSVGIAAVIGMYLPLFPSLQSPDLEQLIDSLPSELVNTLGFDQIASGTGYTQATFFGLLGFVLAAIASISWGSAFIAGTEESGRLELTLAHTVGRTQYALESAAALIVKILALGAVAFLLILAINTPAELDLSGANLLATTLAWVSLGLVSGLAALAFGAMTGRRSWAIGAGASIAVIGYGLDTLGGTSEDLDWLTIFSPYHWAFGRDPLAEGFDWGGLALLWGLSAVLIGITAWALSRRDILG, translated from the coding sequence ATGACCACAACCATGAACACCCGCGTCCCCAAAGTGGCAGCTCCGATCTTCACCCGGCACCTGGTGGACGGATGGCGCGGGCAACTCGGATGGTCGGTTGGTATCGCGGCGGTGATCGGCATGTACCTGCCGCTGTTCCCCTCTTTGCAGTCGCCAGATCTCGAGCAGTTGATTGACAGCCTCCCATCGGAACTGGTCAACACTCTCGGGTTTGATCAGATCGCCAGCGGCACTGGCTACACCCAAGCGACGTTCTTCGGCCTGCTCGGGTTCGTGCTCGCCGCGATCGCCAGCATTTCCTGGGGCTCAGCATTCATCGCGGGCACCGAGGAATCAGGGAGACTCGAACTCACGCTTGCCCATACGGTCGGACGCACGCAGTACGCGCTTGAAAGCGCAGCCGCGCTCATCGTAAAAATCCTCGCCCTCGGTGCCGTGGCATTCCTGCTGATCCTCGCAATCAACACACCGGCTGAACTCGATCTGTCCGGGGCAAACCTCCTGGCCACCACCCTTGCCTGGGTCTCCCTCGGTCTCGTGTCGGGGCTCGCCGCTCTGGCATTCGGGGCGATGACGGGGCGTCGCTCCTGGGCAATCGGCGCCGGTGCAAGCATCGCGGTGATCGGCTACGGTCTCGACACCCTCGGCGGCACGAGCGAAGATCTGGATTGGTTGACGATCTTCTCTCCTTATCACTGGGCGTTTGGCCGAGACCCGCTCGCTGAGGGCTTCGACTGGGGTGGGCTAGCACTCCTGTGGGGTCTGTCGGCAGTCCTCATTGGCATCACCGCCTGGGCGCTGTCCCGCCGCGACATCCTCGGGTAG
- a CDS encoding ABC transporter ATP-binding protein, with the protein MSAVIETRELQKKYGKHLAVDGISLRVDQGSVFGLIGPNGAGKTTVLRMLVDIIRPTAGELLVLGCVPRSSGTALRRRIGYLPGELKLAERIRGGTLLRHLAQISGPVEPGMIESLAERLDLDLNRPVRALSKGNRQKLGLIQAFMHRPELLILDEPTSGLDPLIQREFLAMVREAREAGQSVLLSSHILSEIQHTADDVAVLAGGRIVAHGDVSSLRLSSVSHLRAVLAEATADTVRATLSAVPTLDELVTEPTASGDLVRVTATLRGEADPVVKTLAQFNVRDLTIEEPDLEESILDLYTRKDGTT; encoded by the coding sequence ATGAGCGCTGTTATTGAGACACGAGAGTTGCAGAAGAAATATGGAAAGCATCTCGCCGTCGACGGAATCAGCCTGCGCGTCGACCAAGGATCGGTGTTCGGGTTGATTGGCCCGAATGGTGCGGGCAAGACGACGGTGTTGCGGATGCTGGTAGACATCATCCGTCCTACCGCTGGCGAATTGTTGGTCCTCGGCTGCGTACCGCGGAGTTCGGGTACGGCGCTGCGGCGTCGGATCGGCTACCTGCCAGGTGAGTTGAAGCTGGCCGAACGCATCCGGGGCGGCACCCTCTTGCGTCACCTGGCTCAGATCAGCGGCCCGGTCGAGCCGGGCATGATCGAATCGCTGGCTGAACGGCTGGATCTTGATCTCAACCGGCCAGTGCGTGCGTTGTCGAAGGGAAATCGGCAGAAGCTGGGCCTGATCCAAGCCTTCATGCATCGGCCCGAGCTGTTGATCCTCGACGAGCCGACCAGTGGCCTGGACCCTTTGATCCAACGGGAGTTCCTAGCGATGGTGCGGGAGGCACGCGAGGCGGGCCAATCGGTTCTGCTCAGTTCGCACATTCTATCGGAGATACAGCACACCGCCGATGATGTGGCGGTGCTCGCCGGGGGCAGGATCGTCGCCCATGGCGACGTGTCGTCGCTGCGGCTCTCCAGCGTCTCCCACCTGCGCGCCGTGCTTGCTGAGGCCACCGCTGACACGGTGAGGGCGACGCTGTCGGCTGTGCCGACACTGGATGAACTGGTCACGGAACCGACCGCTTCGGGTGATCTGGTGAGAGTCACGGCCACCCTCCGAGGCGAGGCCGATCCGGTCGTGAAAACCCTCGCGCAGTTCAACGTGCGTGATCTTACTATCGAAGAACCCGACCTCGAAGAGTCGATCCTCGATCTTTATACACGAAAGGATGGCACGACATGA
- a CDS encoding TetR/AcrR family transcriptional regulator — protein MHSVSESSDLTGRARVRDAAIQLFGEQGFDKTSVKAIAEAAGVSPGLVIHHFGSKDELRRVCDEFVIAKLIDERFASAETPSADLVQALLAEATSAGPKFNYLARLLVEPGKAGDELFTRLVASTERNLADGRAAGAIMPASDPEATAMLVTVFGISQFLVRDRLAQALGADPFSAEGAARFTLPTLEIFTEGLYANSELLTAARSALAGQSEAVPDEGKGSQT, from the coding sequence ATGCATTCAGTATCCGAGTCTTCCGATCTGACGGGGCGTGCCCGTGTCCGAGACGCGGCGATCCAGCTATTCGGGGAGCAGGGGTTCGACAAGACGAGCGTGAAGGCGATCGCAGAAGCCGCCGGCGTTAGTCCTGGTCTGGTGATCCACCACTTCGGGTCGAAGGATGAGTTGCGGCGCGTCTGCGACGAGTTTGTGATCGCGAAGCTGATTGATGAGCGATTCGCCTCAGCGGAGACTCCCTCCGCGGACTTGGTGCAGGCGCTACTGGCCGAAGCGACGAGCGCGGGGCCGAAGTTTAACTACCTTGCGCGTCTACTGGTCGAACCGGGTAAGGCCGGTGACGAACTGTTCACCCGACTAGTGGCGAGCACGGAGCGGAACCTGGCCGATGGGCGTGCGGCAGGGGCGATCATGCCTGCGTCTGACCCTGAGGCGACCGCGATGCTGGTGACCGTGTTTGGAATTTCGCAGTTCCTTGTGCGCGATCGCTTAGCACAGGCCTTGGGGGCTGACCCCTTCTCCGCGGAGGGCGCGGCACGGTTCACGCTCCCGACACTCGAGATCTTCACCGAGGGTCTCTATGCCAACTCGGAGTTGCTGACGGCAGCTCGAAGTGCCCTCGCCGGACAGAGCGAGGCCGTACCTGACGAAGGAAAGGGATCTCAGACATGA
- the trpB gene encoding tryptophan synthase subunit beta — MDLTPRLHPNPELAEGEARPTILNAYFGRFGGQFVPPMLLPVLDELERAYAIALEDPQFHAELDKLYRSYLGRPTPITELVNLPREGKARIFLKREDLVHGGAHKGNQVMAQALLAKRLGKTRLIAETGAGQHGTATAMAAARFGMSCTIYMGARDIARQTANVYRMRLMGAEVVAVNEDGGNGLQNAVDVALMDWVESYENTHYLLGTAAGPHPFPSLVKEYHRIISKESRAQIQEETGRLPDAVIAAVGGGSNAIGAFAEYYDDEDVQLIGVEPAGEGLASGKHGAPLERGREGILHGSRSYVMLGEGDQDVLNSHSISAGLDYPGVGPEHAWLLETGRAQYVGATDAEALHAFRLLTRYEGIIPALESSHALAHALKLAEGSTEEKIYLVNLSGRGDKDLNYVRRLLGDAADEDPMVHHVDAPNVAGAIADLEAELEAEQG; from the coding sequence ATGGACCTCACTCCCCGCCTTCACCCCAATCCCGAGCTAGCGGAGGGCGAAGCCCGCCCGACGATTCTCAACGCCTACTTCGGTCGATTCGGTGGCCAGTTCGTCCCGCCCATGCTGCTGCCGGTTCTCGATGAGCTGGAACGCGCCTACGCCATAGCTCTGGAGGATCCCCAGTTCCACGCCGAGTTGGACAAGCTGTACCGCTCCTACCTCGGCCGACCAACTCCAATCACGGAGCTGGTCAACCTCCCTCGGGAGGGGAAGGCCCGGATTTTCCTCAAGCGTGAGGATCTCGTTCACGGTGGCGCCCACAAGGGCAACCAGGTGATGGCTCAGGCCCTGCTGGCCAAGCGCCTGGGCAAGACCCGACTCATCGCAGAAACTGGCGCTGGCCAGCACGGCACCGCCACAGCAATGGCGGCCGCCCGCTTTGGCATGAGCTGCACCATCTACATGGGTGCCCGCGACATTGCCCGCCAAACCGCCAACGTCTACCGCATGCGCTTGATGGGAGCCGAGGTCGTCGCCGTCAACGAAGACGGAGGCAATGGGCTGCAAAATGCTGTCGACGTCGCCCTCATGGACTGGGTGGAGTCCTACGAGAACACCCACTACCTGCTGGGAACCGCTGCCGGACCGCACCCCTTCCCCAGCTTGGTCAAGGAGTACCACCGGATCATCTCCAAGGAATCCCGCGCTCAGATCCAGGAGGAGACGGGCAGGCTTCCCGACGCCGTCATCGCCGCGGTCGGCGGTGGCTCCAACGCCATCGGCGCCTTCGCGGAGTACTACGACGACGAGGACGTTCAACTCATCGGTGTCGAACCCGCCGGCGAGGGACTCGCCAGCGGCAAGCACGGCGCCCCGCTGGAGCGCGGCCGCGAAGGCATCCTCCACGGCTCGCGGTCGTATGTCATGCTCGGCGAGGGCGACCAGGACGTGCTCAACTCCCATTCCATTTCCGCTGGCCTGGATTACCCGGGTGTGGGACCGGAGCACGCGTGGTTGCTGGAGACCGGCCGGGCACAGTACGTCGGCGCCACGGATGCCGAGGCTCTCCATGCTTTCCGGCTGCTCACTCGCTACGAGGGCATCATCCCGGCTCTTGAGTCTTCGCATGCTCTAGCGCACGCGCTCAAGCTGGCCGAAGGCTCGACGGAGGAGAAGATCTACTTGGTCAATCTCTCTGGGCGCGGCGATAAGGACCTCAACTACGTGCGCCGACTGTTGGGAGACGCCGCAGATGAGGATCCCATGGTCCACCACGTTGATGCTCCCAACGTCGCGGGTGCTATCGCCGACTTAGAGGCGGAGCTAGAAGCCGAGCAGGGTTAG
- a CDS encoding sensor histidine kinase, with the protein MPLRTWLVIIIVLISGLGLAGSSVAVSSIMREVTYAQVDDELINSASGWARNEGIFNADRGPRPPSDYVVIKLFDDGSSVIFNDPGPSLDLTGLAVEGPPRTIYSSNNETYRAISIRENGVTTVVARTLEGEHTLLLGLAMVQAVISLLVLAILALLGYYFIRQAMAPLREVERTAKAIADGDIDRRVPQWPRSTEVGQLAYALNIMLGQLQDSIESAQEKEAQMRRFVGDASHELRTPLTSVRGYTELYRSGATDNVDLVFRKIDAESQRMSLLVEDLLALTRAEGARLERAKVDLLETSLSVASSARAAFPGRSIAVTNSTASIPIVKGDAARLHQVLLNLVSNGLIHGGESAAVSIELSLDGNDVLVSVRDDGRGMPQDVASHIFERFYREDASRSRASGGSGLGLAITKSLVEAHGGTISVSSVPGEGSEFVVRLPRLAD; encoded by the coding sequence CTGCCGCTGCGGACCTGGCTCGTCATCATTATCGTCCTCATCTCCGGATTGGGACTAGCGGGCAGCTCCGTGGCCGTTTCCTCCATCATGCGGGAAGTGACCTACGCCCAGGTCGATGACGAGCTCATCAACTCCGCCAGCGGCTGGGCCCGCAACGAAGGCATCTTCAACGCCGATCGCGGCCCCCGGCCGCCCTCGGACTACGTGGTAATCAAGCTTTTCGACGACGGCTCCAGCGTCATCTTCAACGACCCCGGCCCCAGCCTCGACCTCACGGGTCTCGCCGTCGAAGGTCCCCCGCGGACGATCTACTCCTCGAACAACGAGACCTACCGCGCCATCTCCATCCGCGAAAACGGGGTCACCACCGTTGTGGCCCGCACCCTGGAAGGCGAACACACCCTCCTGCTCGGTTTGGCGATGGTCCAAGCAGTGATCAGCCTTCTCGTCCTCGCGATCCTCGCGCTCCTGGGCTATTACTTCATCCGCCAAGCCATGGCACCCCTGCGCGAAGTGGAACGCACCGCCAAAGCCATCGCCGACGGCGACATCGACCGCCGCGTCCCCCAATGGCCCCGCAGCACCGAAGTCGGCCAACTCGCCTACGCGCTCAACATCATGCTCGGCCAACTCCAAGACTCCATCGAATCGGCGCAAGAAAAGGAAGCCCAAATGCGCCGCTTCGTCGGCGACGCCTCGCATGAACTCCGCACCCCGCTGACCTCCGTGCGCGGATACACCGAGCTCTACCGCTCTGGCGCCACCGACAACGTGGACCTGGTCTTCCGCAAAATCGACGCCGAATCCCAACGCATGAGCCTGCTCGTCGAAGACCTCCTAGCCCTCACCCGCGCCGAAGGTGCCCGCCTCGAACGCGCCAAGGTAGACCTGCTCGAGACCTCCCTCTCCGTTGCCAGCTCCGCGCGCGCTGCCTTCCCCGGCCGCTCCATCGCCGTCACCAACTCCACCGCCTCCATCCCCATTGTCAAAGGCGACGCCGCCCGCCTCCACCAAGTACTGCTCAACCTCGTCTCCAACGGGCTCATCCACGGCGGCGAGTCCGCCGCAGTCTCCATCGAGCTATCCCTCGATGGCAACGACGTCCTGGTTAGCGTGCGTGACGACGGCCGCGGCATGCCCCAGGACGTCGCCAGCCACATCTTTGAACGCTTCTACCGCGAGGATGCCTCCCGCTCCCGAGCCTCCGGCGGCTCCGGCCTGGGTCTGGCCATCACCAAATCCCTCGTCGAAGCCCACGGCGGCACCATCTCCGTGAGCTCCGTTCCCGGGGAAGGCAGCGAGTTCGTCGTCCGGCTGCCTCGATTGGCGGACTAA